The Canis lupus familiaris isolate Mischka breed German Shepherd chromosome 27, alternate assembly UU_Cfam_GSD_1.0, whole genome shotgun sequence genome window below encodes:
- the LOC100687078 gene encoding cationic amino acid transporter 3-like produces the protein MLCQELHIFGNKLVRRRPLKKDVTDIAPDRSLSTMDLVALGVDNTVGVGVYILAGEVANSQAGPSTMICFLVAGLTSVLAGLCYSEISARVPQSGSAYLCTYVTIGELGAFITGWNLILFFVAGTTIVACAWSLAFNNLPGNQISQALHESISPHVPRVFAEYLDFFVVGLVLLLIGLLTLRITEFSLATKAFTLVKVLVLSFIIMSGFIKGDLHNWKLTEEDYIKAGLNDTSSLGPLGSGGFVPFGFQGILRGAATCFYAFIGFDNIVTRVEEAQNPKCSIPRGTVISLLICISVYFGVSAALTLMVPYYQLRAGSTLPEVFLHIGWAPAYYAVAFGFLCSLSVSLLGFMVPICHQVYMMAKDGLLFPVLARIHTGTYTRMVATVIFGIIAAIMIVFFGLTHLVDLRSIVTLLNYSLVAFSVLILRYQPERKNGGNEAQVQQENGPEAEQLTLRRIFFPDSSTPTPLSGLIVSVCSSLLALLLTLLCLVLAQWPGLLSGDPWWITVVVLLLVLITGITGVIWRQPQSSTPLYFKVPGLPLLPLLSIFLNFYLMMQMPAGTWAQFGVWMLIGFAIYFGYGMQHSLA, from the coding sequence ATGCTGTGTCAGGAACTTCACATATTTGGTAACAAGCTGGTGCGCAGACGTCCATTGAAGAAAGATGTGACTGACATTGCCCCTGACAGAAGCCTGAGCACTATGGATTTAGTGGCCCTGGGTGTGGACAACACAGTGGGTGTAGGTGTGTATATCCTGGCTGGGGAAGTGGCCAACAGTCAAGCAGGACCTTCTACCATGATCTGCTTTTTGGTGGCCGGCCTAACTTCTGTGTTGGCTGGGCTGTGCTATTCAGAGATTAGTGCTCGAGTTCCCCAATCTGGATCTGCATATCTCTGCACCTATGTCACTATAGGTGAACTTGGGGCTTTCATCACTGGCTGGAATCTTATCTTGTTCTTTGTTGCTGGTACCACCATTGTGGCCTGTGCCTGGTCTTTAGCTTTTAACAACTTGCCTGGGAACCAGATCTCTCAGGCCCTGCATGAGAGCATCTCACCTCATGTTCCTCGGGTCTTTGCAGAATATCTAGACTTCTTTGTTGTGGGCCTTGTATTGTTGCTCATAGGATTGCTGACTCTGAGGATTACTGAGTTTTCCCTGGCCACCAAAGCATTCACTTTAGTGAAAGTTTTGGTTCTTAGTTTTATCATCATGTCTGGTTTCATTAAGGGGGACCTGCACAACTGGAAGCTCACAGAAGAGGACTATATAAAGGCTGGACTCAATGACACCTCGAGCTTGGGCCCTCTGGGCTCTGGAGGATTCGTGCCTTTTGGCTTCCAGGGGATTCTCCGTGGAGCAGCTACCTGCTTCTATGCTTTTATAGGTTTTGACAATATTGTTACCAGAGTTGAAGAAGCTCAGAATCCTAAGTGTTCTATCCCCAGGGGCACTGTGATTTCATTGCTCATCTGCATTTCAGTATATTTTGGTGTCTCTGCAGCACTTACACTTATGGTGCCTTATTACCAGCTCCGAGCTGGGAGCACCTTGCCTGAGGTATTTCTCCATATTGGCTGGGCCCCTGCCTACTATGCTGTGGCTTTTGGATTCCTCTGTAGTCTTTCTGTCAGCCTCTTGGGCTTTATGGTCCCCATATGTCATCAAGTATACATGATGGCAAAGGACGGCCTCTTGTTCCCTGTCCTTGCCAGGATCCATACTGGAACATACACCCGCATGGTGGCTACTGTGATCTTTGGCATTATTGCAGCAATCATGATAGTCTTCTTTGGACTTACTCATCTTGTGGACCTCCGGTCAATTGTAACTCTGTTGAATTACTCCCTGGTAGCTTTTAGTGTTCTCATCCTCAGGTATCAGCCTGAGAGGAAGAATGGGGGAAATGAAGCACAGGTGCAACAGGAGAATGGACCTGAAGCAGAGCAGCTGACTCTACGCCGAATATTTTTTCCAGACAgctccacccccactccactcTCTGGCCTGATTGTCTCTGTTTGCTCCTCACTGCTTGCTCTGCTGCTGACTCTTCTCTGCCTGGTGCTGGCTCAGTGGCCAGGTCTGCTTTCTGGAGACCCATGGTGGATCACAGTGGTTGTGCTGCTCCTGGTGCTCATCACTGGGATCACTGGGGTCATCTGGAGGCAGCCACAGAGCTCCACTCCCCTTTACTTTAAGGTACCtggcctgcctctcctcccacttctgAGCATCTTTCTGAATTTTTACCTTATGATGCAGATGCCAGCTGGCACCTGGGCCCAATTTGGTGTCTGGATGCTGATTGGGTTTGCTATCTACTTTGGCTATGGGATGCAGCACAGCCTTGCTTAA